The Aureitalea marina genome contains the following window.
AAAAAATTCACATCAGACACTACATCATCAGAGCCTGCAAAATCCCATGTGTTTTGTACTAAAGCACCAATGGTCCAGCCATTTTGTTGGGTGAGCGCAATGAATGATGGCCCAGCGGTCCACTTTTCTAGGCCTATGCCTGTCTTCCCAGTAGGTATGCCTATGGCTACACCATAACCGGTGATTAATTTCTTGGGCTTAGCTGAGGTTAGAAACAGACTTAAATTGATATCCCCGATGCCAGTAGAACGATCATCCATACCAACAGGTAGTGATGAAATGGGAATAATTGTTCTTGTGATAAGATTGTATTTTTCACCGAGCGAAAAAGGTACTACTGGTTGAATATTCAATGTATTACGGTTTCTGTCAAAAGGGCCTACATTAAAGTCTAGGTTATTTTGAAAAGGAATACTGATGAGACTGGCTATGGGATTTTGAATTTTGTTTGCCAAATCACTAGAGGCTGTTTCAGCAGAATCAGCCTGAGCCATTAGCCTTGAGGCACAAACAACCCAAAGGGCCAACACTAAATAAATACTTCGCTTTTTCATCTGATCATTTTTTAAGTTTTAAATCATGTATAATGTACTTCACATATATTAAATAGCTGATTAACATTTACTTATAGTTAAAATTACCTAGCTATCCACTAAACACCATACCTCCCAGCCTTCTAGAAAGCTTCTTCAATACCAAAATAGATCCCAGTACTTCCATCAATACCAATCCCCAAATCAGCCCTTAGATTAACACTCTCCTCCTTATTAAATTTAAATCTAAGCCCTGTGCCAAGACTGTATTTCAAGTTAGAAAAATCAAACTTTAAAATATCTTCTGCCACGTTCCCTAATGTTCCAAAAACCACAAACCCCCATCGCTCGGCAAAGAATTGCCGATGCTCTAGCTGAATCATTGAAAAGAAATTATCCCTGTAGCGGCCATAAAAATAGCCTCGCATCTGTACACCTCCAATAGAGGGCAACTTGTAAAACGGGGCATCACCAACCACAGATTCTAAATAAAAATTCCCTGCCAAAACACCTCTCTTATTGGTTTTATAATAGACACGAGCATCTAGCTGAAACTGTGCAAAAACAAAATCACTCCACTCGGGGTAAACGATCGCTCTAAAATATTGATAGTTACCTTCTGTGGGGTAGAAGAGATGGTCTCTCTTGTCCCATAATAAATCCGTTCCTAGACCAATCAATTGGCCACCGTTGGCCCCGATTACTGAAGGATCTTCTAACTGTGGATTCCCCATCCTATCTCTTATAGTTGTATTATCATAATCCACAATAATACCTGTTCTATCTGCAGAAAATAATTCAGGTGGCACCTGAATTGTTAGGGTGGCCGAAAAGGTTTGCTGGGCGTAATTAGTAGTGTCGCTATCCGGAACATCATTTCCAATTCCCCAAAATTTATTTATAAAGTAGCCATAACTTAAAGGCAATTCGAAATACAGCTTATTCTCAAGGAAATAGTAGACATTATTCATACTAATCTTGTATTGTTTATTGGTAGAATAGTATCCGCCAAAACCTATTTTTGAAGGTTTTAAGTTTTGAGATTGCCCTGTGTAAAAAATATAAATACCACCAGCTCCAAAAGCTAATTTGGACTCCGGGGTGTAAAACACATAAGGATATGCCTTTAATGACGACTTCTTTTTAGCCTGGGAGCTATCTGAACTCACCTCATCAGGACTTTCCATGTATACATTTTGAATAATAGAAGTGCTTAAACTATCTATCATTTCAATATTTTGACCATGACAGATCATAAATGGGAAGGCTAGCAGAAGTAAACTTAGCCGCATTTTCGTTTCAAATAATTTTAGCATCACAACACGCACCTCCCATCACATTAATTTTTGGAAACCAGAAGGTTAGGATTAAAAAGAAGGTTTAGCACAACCATGTTATTCTTAAACCGCTGGCGCAATCCATAATCAAAACCATATTTGAAATTTATATTTAATCGCTGTGCAATAGGCCAGTATCCTACATTAAAAAACAATGAGCTTTTACGATCAAAATTAGCGGTATTCCAAAACACATCTTCACCTGTATCTTCGGTTACTTGCCAGTTGTGAGCCCCTGCAATACCCACTTCCAGTTTTTCGGATAAAAATTGACTTAAACCATACTCCAAAGTAAAACGAGATCCAGGACGCACATCACTATCCTTAATTTTTGAATTGGCCTCATAGGTTAGGCCTAACATGATGGTACTAGATTTATCTTCAATTGGATAGTAATATCCGAAGCCCTGCATTTGATGGGTCCAATACCCTAAACCTATATTATCCGATGCTCCGGTCGTGTATCTACCTGTTGGGGCATAAATGGTATATGCCGTTGTGACATCCATTTTTTGACCGCCCCAACTCAATCCAAAAGGAATAAAAATAAAATCCCCAAACCCTGAAACTTTTGCCGTACTTTCATTACTTAAAGGCACACCCAAAACGTTTCCTGGCCCCTCTGTTAAAAGGGACACATCTGCACTTACATAATTAGGAGCTATTCCAACAATGTAGCGGGCATCTCCAAGCAGTTTTATTTTAGGAGAGGCCCAAGCAATTACGGGTGCACTACCAAATCCATTTAATTTAGTTGATGCATTTATATCAGGTAAGACAGGATTGAGATCGCTTAAACTAATGCCATCGAATTTGTTACCATTTTGGTCAAAGTATGCCGAACTGGAAGCATAAAAGTTATACCACAAAATAAACAAGCCAGAAGAAGGCGGTTGGGCCATGTCTCTTGTATTGATAAGGCCCGGATAATAATGACCAGCCTGAAAAGCAGAGGCTTGCTGCGCCACTGTACTGGAAAGATTTAAAAATACAGTAAGTATTACTAGGCATCTTATAGCCAGCAAACACGTATTTATACTGTAAGAATTCATCGCTTATGATGTCTAAAAAGTATCATAGGATTTCCCGTTTGATCTAGTTGTCACAGTGCAACTCAATTTCGATTTCCAAACCTGGTCATAGACAATGGTTTGGGGTTCGGATATTGCTGGAGCGTTTTATAATATTCAGACACGGTTTTCAAATATGGAGCAATGACCCAGGCTACAAAGCCCACTTGATTCCATTGCTCCCGAGGATCTTGTTTTATGTTATAAATTGCAGGGTAACCCACACCGTCCACACGATAGGCCCCAATCCCATATTGGCTTGGTGTACCGTCAGAGTTTGTGAACTGTCTGGGGTAGATTCTCCAGTGTTTCCAACGTACTGCAGCCACTTCACCATCAATGAAAGTGATTAAACTTTCCCTAGCTGATTTATTTTGACCCATAAACAACCCCATTTGATTTACCCCGTCAATAGCTCTATCTTGAGGCATATCTGCACCAATAACAGCAGCAAGTGAAGGCATAAAATCATGAATAGATACCATGCCATTACTCACAGACGGTTTAATTTTATTTGGCCATTTAATTATTCCAGGAACCCTGAGAGATCCTTCAAGCGCATCCCCAATTTCACCTCGCCAAGGCCCAGCAGAACTACCCATAAAGTCCCCATTTGTTCCTTGCGCTTGTACAGGTCCATTGTCAGAAAGCCATATGACAATCGTATTGTTTTCAATACCTGCATCTTTAATAGCATTCATAACTTGACCGGTCCTGTAGTCCAGTTCCATTACCATATCACCGTATGGACCTGAACTCGATTTACCCACAAAATCCGGATGCGAAAGCCCGGGGTAATGTACATGAGACCAACCCACATATAAAAAAAATGGTGTTTTTGATTTGGCTTGTTTTTCTATATACTTTACAGAAGCATCGGCAATGTCCTTTTCGATTTGCCTGCGGTATTCTAAATCGTAAGCCCGCACCTTTTTTAATTCGTTTGTTCCTTCTTGAGACTCCCATATGTAGGGCTGTGCGTTTTGTATAAACTCCTCAGGAAGTCTGGACCTTCTCATTGTCTCTGGGTAAAGTGTGCCATCCGTTGTTTCGAGTATACCTACATGGTATTCATCAAACCCTTGATTGGTAGGGAGGCTTTGCGTTTCTTGACCTAAATGCCATTTACCCACCATACCAGTGGCATATCCTTTAGATTTAAACATCTCAGCCATGGTCAATTCACTATCCTGTAGGGTACTTGGAGTACCAGCCACGATAATGCTATTTAATCCCGACCTAGTGGAATACCTCCCTGTCATTAGCGCTGCACGACTTGGAGTACACCCTGGCTCTACAAAAAACTGTGTTAACTGGAAGCCTTCCTTGGCAATTTGATCAACATTTGGAGTTGGCATTCCCCGTATTTCACCACCTCCATAAACCCCTAAATCACCATAACCCATGTTGTCAGCAAGCATGATAACAACATTTGGTTTCTCTTTTTGAGCAATTGCACCTGCAGTTATAAACGTAAATAATACCGATATTAGGGAGCAAGTGAACTTGTTGTGATAAAAATATTTCATAGGTCACTAATTTTAGAAATTGTGATTTTCAACAGATTTAACCCATATTTGTTCTTAACTGAAGTTAAAGAGGCTACAAGGCTTTTTGAAAACAATTAGCCCAATAGCACGTATCTTTCGATAAAACTGTCTTCTGCTTAGATAAGTGGAATTCTGTTTATTTTCTGCAAACACTAGGCTGTTTAGGCGCTCCATCACAATTCCTCTCCCAATCACTTTCCCAAGTAGACTGACCAGGTTTGGTAATTAAGGTATCATGAGGGAAAAATGATCCTTTGAGACTGAATCGAATGATTGTTTCCAAAAGGCCAAAGCCTGTGTAACAAATACTTGCAGTAACAACGCATACAAGATTTTGCGGGTTACAGGAAGTCGCATAAGAATAAGGCGATAAATCTTTAACTTGTAAAGACGTTTAAGTTAAACGCAATACACTTGCAAGTGCCGACAGCTGTCGGGAGGCAAGCCATAAAAGCCGAGATCAATTAAAACAAAATCTTCTCCAAGAAAAATGAAAGAAATAATTCAGTCGCTCTTAGAATTTTCAGATGAGAGTTATGATCTCTTGATTAAGGTTGCAACTGAAAAAGAAGTAAGTAGGAATCAATTAATATTTCATCCCGATAAACCAACGAACAAGATTTTATTTCTGAAAAGGGGGCTGCTTAGAGGGTAGAAAATTATCGATGGTAAAGACTACACCCATCATTTCTATTTTGAGAACTGGTTTGCAACAGATTATTCCAGTTTCTTAAGCGAAAAGCCCAGTCAGATCTTCATTGAAAGCATTGAAAAAACCAGGTTTCTCTCCTAATCCTGCATCTTGTTTATTTGACCAATACCCTTGTTTTCATTGGTAAAGGCAAATGGTTTACCTAAATTTATCTTTTGTCACCACCTTTGAGATGCTAACTAGCGAACTAACCATTTTCACCAACCCTATGAAAACACTTCTACTAGCCTTGGGATTGATTGTCCTTTCAATCCCTTGCTCTGGGCAAATTGCTGAAGCAAAAGCCATTGACGAAGTATTTACCACATTGATCAGCCCGCAGTCCCCCGGAGCTTCATTGGGCGTTTTTAAAGATGGACAATTGGTCTATGGTAAGGGATACGGACTGGCTAACATGGAATACGACATTCCCAATGACACCCAATCTGTGTTTCGAATTGGTTCGACCTCCAAGCAATTCACTGCCGCCTGTGTAGTGTTGCTCGCGCAACAAGGAAAGCTTAGTCTGGAAGATCCTTTAAGTAAACACTTTCCTGAATTTCCGGATTATGCAGACCGGATCACCATCCGGCAACTGATGAATCATACCAGTGGAATTCGAGATTATTTACAGATCTCCTATTTGAGAGGGATGAGCGAGGACGATTTCTATACCGACCAGGAGATCATGCGGTGGCTGGTCAACCAGACCGATCTGAATTTTGAGCCGGGAAGCGAATTCACGTATAGCAACTCCGGTTACTGGCTATTGGGGCAATTGGTGAACAAGGTTTCCGGGAAGAATATGGCCCAATTTGCACAAGCAGAGATCTTTGAGCCCTTGGGGATGACCGCTACCCACTTTCACAATGATCACCAGGCCATCGTCAAAAATCGAGCTTCGGGCTATGCCCCAACAACGGATGGTGGCTACCAGATCAGTATGACTACCTTAGACATGATAGGAGATGGCGGCATCTTTACCAGTATTGAGGACATCCTAAAATGGGACAATGAATACTATGAACGGAAGTTGCTGAATGATGCCTTCTGGAAAGAGATGACCACCACAGGCAAGCTCAGCAACGGAGAAGATACCGAATATGGCGGCGGTCTGTTCATGGAAGAATACAAAGGACTTAGAACGATAAGTCACGGTGGTGCTTTTGTGGGATTCCGGGCCGAACTTCTGCGCTTTCCCGATCAAAAGGTCTCTGTTGCCATATTTGCCAACCGAGGCGACGCCAACCCGTCTACTATGGCACAAGAGATTGCCGATATTATATTGAAAGACCAATTCAAAGACCTTCCGAGCGAAGCTGTGGCGGAGGTAGAAAACCCGCCCATGGATGAGGCGGAGATGGAACTGGACCAGTTGGTTGGCACCTACGAGGTAGAGCCTGGTGTGGAAGTGGTCTTCAGTATTTCCAACGATTCCCTACACGCCAAGCAAAAATGGAACGGATCCGAATACAACCTCTATCGGGAAACTGGTAATCGATTTAAAATGAAGGGGCAGGACGGTCTTAGTTTTACGTTTACGGATCTGAAAGACGGGCTGGCCCAAGAGTTGACTGTGATGCAAGGTAATCGGCCTACTCAAGTAAAGCGGAAAGAAGAAAAAGACCTCAGCGGTGTCAATCCAAATGACTATATAGGAACGTACTTCAGTCCGGAGTTGGAGGTGAATTACATCTTCGAATTGAAAGACGGACAGTTGGTCGCCCGTGTAGGGAATGGAGAGGAACACAATTGTACGTTAAGTGATGTTGACATCTATACAGGACGAATGGGGACCTATCGCTTTCAACGCACTATCGGGCAAGTGAGTGGAATGGAATTGGATTCGGGCCGGGTGATCAATGTCAAATTTGAGAAGAAGTAAACCATTCATCTTACTATGAACAAGGGCGTTCTTAAACGAAACTGTTGTGGCTTATGCAGATCAATTACAGAATTAACTGAAACTGAAATTATATGAACTTTAAAGAATTTCAAAAAGATATGCGAATTGCCTATTTAGGTGGAGGAACAGGAATTCTAGCTTCAGGTTTAATCTGGCTAATTTCGGGTTTGTCTGGTATGTATCTAACCCGAGAAACCAGTATTTTGATCTTCTTTATAGGTGGAATGCTAATTTTTCCTTTGGGAGTAATTTCTGCAAAGCTCTTGAATAGAAGTGGAAAACACCAAAATAATAATCCTCTCGCAAAGTTGGCCATCGAAAGTACCGCAATATTGTTTATTGGTCTCTTCATAGCCTATTCAGTTTTCCTGACACAAAAACTGTGGTTTTTCCCAATTATGCTGATGATAATTGGCGTAAGATATTTTGTATTTCAATCCATTTACGGAATGAAGCTCTATTGGATTTTGGGACTTTTTTTAACAATAGCCGGGATGTACTGTTTGATTTCAAACCAACCTTTTCATATTGGTGGGATCACAGGTGGAATCATTGAGCTATTTTTGGAGTCCTCGTTATTGTAAATGAAAGAAAAACAAATGAAACTTGAACTCGAATAGCACAAGGCACAACACTATGCATAGTTCATTACAGCTCAATTCCTCAGAGGAAATCAGCTGTAATTTGCCAGCTTATGTTCACCGTGAAATATCACTGCGCATGATTGCTTAAAGAAACATAAACGAACACGTTTGCAAAAATCTATTCATGAATTATAACACACAGAAAAATGAAACTATTTAGTCACATTTTAATTGGAACACTGGTTTTAGGAACGTTGATCTCCTGCAATTCTACCGAGAAAAAAGACTCAAATCAGTCAACTAATGACGAGCCAACGGCAATAATTGTAACTCAGGAAAACTTCCCTACCGCTTACAGCAATTTGCGTATGGGTATGATCGTAGAGAGAGCAGGTGGAGTAAACAAATTTATCGAAATGCCTACTCCGAGCAGTAATCCGGACGAACAGTTGGTGGTCAGAATGAACAGGGATACTTATTATTCTTCTGCAGTTATTGATGTATCAGAAGATGCTTTTATAACTATACCAGAGACAGAGCGTTACGTCAGTATTCAGATTGTTGATGAAAATCACGAAACACAACCTATGATCTATGGACCGGGAAAGCATAAGATCACAGCAAAAACGGATCATGCTTTTGTTATAGTCAGGGCCCTCGAAGACAATGCCCGAAAAAATCTCCCTATAGAAGCTGTAAGTAACAATCCCTTCGTTATGAAGGAATGGGATCTGGATAGCTTTAAAAAATTAGAAGCCGAAGGAAATGCAGTATTTGTGAAGGGTTATGACCAATCAAAAGCTTTTGGAAATAAAGAAAGCGGACAAACAACTTATATGAACTATATAGGTGCTGCCGGTGGTTGGGGTGGTGCCATGGTGGTCGATAATATTTATCAAACTTCCGGTTTCATGGATACCGAGGGGTGCTATGAAATGACTTTTCTCGATCCGCAAAACAAATACTTTTGGTCTGTAACGGTGTATAACGCCAATGGCTATATGTTTCAATGATGTGGCTAATATTTCTAGCGAAATGGATCCTGTAGTATTTCCTTCTCTGATGGGAATATTGTTGGGCATATCGTCACAACCAAATCGTACGGTAATAGTCCCATCCTCGTTGATCACAGGATCCATTTCGCTAGAAATATTAGCCACATCATTGAACATATAGCCATTGGCGTTATACACCGTTACAGACCAAAAGTATTTGTTTTGCGGATCGAGAAAAGTCATTTCATAGCACCCCTCGGTATCCATGAAACCGGAAGTTTGATAAATATTATCGACCACCATGGCACCACCCCAACCACCGGCAGCACCTATATAGTTCATATAAGTTGTTTGTCCGCTTTCTTTATTTCCAAAAGCTTTTGATTGGTCATAACCCTTCACAAATACTGCATTTCCTTCGGCTTCTAATTTTTTAAAGCTATCCAGATCCCATTCCTTCATAACGAAGGGATTGTTACTTACAGCTTCTATAGGGAGATTTTTTCGGGCATTGTCTTCGAGGGCCCTGACTATAACAAAAGCATGATCCGTTTTTGCTGTGATCTTATGCTTTCCCGGTCCATAGATCATAGGTTGTGTTTCGTGATTTTCATCAACAATCTGAATACTGACGTAACGCTCTGTCTCTGGTATAGTTATAAAAGCATCTTCTGATACATCAATAACTGCAGAAGAATAATAAGTATCCCTGTTCATTCTGACCACCAACTGTTCGTCCGGATTACTGCTCGGAGTAGGCATTTCGATAAATTTGTTTACTCCACCTGCTCTCTCTACGATCATACCCATACGCAAATTGCTGTAAGCGGTAGGGAAGTTTTCCTGAGTTACAATTATTGCCGTTGGCTCGTCATTAGTTGACTGATTTGAGTCTTTTTTCTCGGTAGAATTGCAGGAGATCAACGTTCCTAAAACCAGTGTTCCAATTAAAATGTGACTAAATAGTTTCATTTTTCTGTGTGTTATAATTCATGAATAGATTTTTGCAAACGTGTTCGTTTATGTTTCTTTAAGCAATCATGCGCAGTGATATTTCACGGTGAACATAAGCTGGCAAATTACAGCTGATTTCCTCTGAGGAATTGAGCTGTAATGAACTATGCATAGTGTTGTGCCTTGTGCTATTCGAGTTCAAGTTTCATTTGTTTTTCTTTCATTTACAATAACGAGGACTCCAAAAAATAGCTCAATGATTCCACCTGTGATCCCACCAATATGAAAAGGTTGGTTTGAAATCAAAC
Protein-coding sequences here:
- a CDS encoding arylsulfatase; amino-acid sequence: MKYFYHNKFTCSLISVLFTFITAGAIAQKEKPNVVIMLADNMGYGDLGVYGGGEIRGMPTPNVDQIAKEGFQLTQFFVEPGCTPSRAALMTGRYSTRSGLNSIIVAGTPSTLQDSELTMAEMFKSKGYATGMVGKWHLGQETQSLPTNQGFDEYHVGILETTDGTLYPETMRRSRLPEEFIQNAQPYIWESQEGTNELKKVRAYDLEYRRQIEKDIADASVKYIEKQAKSKTPFFLYVGWSHVHYPGLSHPDFVGKSSSGPYGDMVMELDYRTGQVMNAIKDAGIENNTIVIWLSDNGPVQAQGTNGDFMGSSAGPWRGEIGDALEGSLRVPGIIKWPNKIKPSVSNGMVSIHDFMPSLAAVIGADMPQDRAIDGVNQMGLFMGQNKSARESLITFIDGEVAAVRWKHWRIYPRQFTNSDGTPSQYGIGAYRVDGVGYPAIYNIKQDPREQWNQVGFVAWVIAPYLKTVSEYYKTLQQYPNPKPLSMTRFGNRN
- a CDS encoding BamA/TamA family outer membrane protein — protein: MIDSLSTSIIQNVYMESPDEVSSDSSQAKKKSSLKAYPYVFYTPESKLAFGAGGIYIFYTGQSQNLKPSKIGFGGYYSTNKQYKISMNNVYYFLENKLYFELPLSYGYFINKFWGIGNDVPDSDTTNYAQQTFSATLTIQVPPELFSADRTGIIVDYDNTTIRDRMGNPQLEDPSVIGANGGQLIGLGTDLLWDKRDHLFYPTEGNYQYFRAIVYPEWSDFVFAQFQLDARVYYKTNKRGVLAGNFYLESVVGDAPFYKLPSIGGVQMRGYFYGRYRDNFFSMIQLEHRQFFAERWGFVVFGTLGNVAEDILKFDFSNLKYSLGTGLRFKFNKEESVNLRADLGIGIDGSTGIYFGIEEAF
- a CDS encoding serine hydrolase domain-containing protein; the protein is MKTLLLALGLIVLSIPCSGQIAEAKAIDEVFTTLISPQSPGASLGVFKDGQLVYGKGYGLANMEYDIPNDTQSVFRIGSTSKQFTAACVVLLAQQGKLSLEDPLSKHFPEFPDYADRITIRQLMNHTSGIRDYLQISYLRGMSEDDFYTDQEIMRWLVNQTDLNFEPGSEFTYSNSGYWLLGQLVNKVSGKNMAQFAQAEIFEPLGMTATHFHNDHQAIVKNRASGYAPTTDGGYQISMTTLDMIGDGGIFTSIEDILKWDNEYYERKLLNDAFWKEMTTTGKLSNGEDTEYGGGLFMEEYKGLRTISHGGAFVGFRAELLRFPDQKVSVAIFANRGDANPSTMAQEIADIILKDQFKDLPSEAVAEVENPPMDEAEMELDQLVGTYEVEPGVEVVFSISNDSLHAKQKWNGSEYNLYRETGNRFKMKGQDGLSFTFTDLKDGLAQELTVMQGNRPTQVKRKEEKDLSGVNPNDYIGTYFSPELEVNYIFELKDGQLVARVGNGEEHNCTLSDVDIYTGRMGTYRFQRTIGQVSGMELDSGRVINVKFEKK
- a CDS encoding SphA family protein is translated as MAQQASAFQAGHYYPGLINTRDMAQPPSSGLFILWYNFYASSSAYFDQNGNKFDGISLSDLNPVLPDINASTKLNGFGSAPVIAWASPKIKLLGDARYIVGIAPNYVSADVSLLTEGPGNVLGVPLSNESTAKVSGFGDFIFIPFGLSWGGQKMDVTTAYTIYAPTGRYTTGASDNIGLGYWTHQMQGFGYYYPIEDKSSTIMLGLTYEANSKIKDSDVRPGSRFTLEYGLSQFLSEKLEVGIAGAHNWQVTEDTGEDVFWNTANFDRKSSLFFNVGYWPIAQRLNINFKYGFDYGLRQRFKNNMVVLNLLFNPNLLVSKN
- a CDS encoding DUF7010 family protein encodes the protein MNFKEFQKDMRIAYLGGGTGILASGLIWLISGLSGMYLTRETSILIFFIGGMLIFPLGVISAKLLNRSGKHQNNNPLAKLAIESTAILFIGLFIAYSVFLTQKLWFFPIMLMIIGVRYFVFQSIYGMKLYWILGLFLTIAGMYCLISNQPFHIGGITGGIIELFLESSLL
- a CDS encoding DUF1254 domain-containing protein, producing MKLFSHILIGTLVLGTLISCNSTEKKDSNQSTNDEPTAIIVTQENFPTAYSNLRMGMIVERAGGVNKFIEMPTPSSNPDEQLVVRMNRDTYYSSAVIDVSEDAFITIPETERYVSIQIVDENHETQPMIYGPGKHKITAKTDHAFVIVRALEDNARKNLPIEAVSNNPFVMKEWDLDSFKKLEAEGNAVFVKGYDQSKAFGNKESGQTTYMNYIGAAGGWGGAMVVDNIYQTSGFMDTEGCYEMTFLDPQNKYFWSVTVYNANGYMFQ